A genomic segment from Bradyrhizobium diazoefficiens USDA 110 encodes:
- a CDS encoding response regulator transcription factor: MRLLIVEDNAELSRLVAAGLSAAGYESDIVSSAAEAREAVGSVSYAAMILDLGLPDGDGLSVLRELRRQMEPLPVLVLTARGGLQDRVNGLRSGADDYLAKPFAMEELVARLEAILRRPGQLLGRSLRLANLVYDTESRQIFIDDQPRIISAREASVLEILLRRQGRVVPKKNVEDHIFGLEGEVASNAVEVYVSRLRKQLTEHGAKVVIHTIRGVGYLMAEEK; this comes from the coding sequence ATGCGCCTTCTGATCGTCGAAGACAATGCCGAGCTGTCGCGGCTGGTGGCCGCCGGGCTGTCGGCGGCCGGCTACGAGAGCGACATCGTGAGCAGCGCGGCCGAGGCGCGCGAGGCGGTCGGCAGCGTCAGCTATGCCGCGATGATCCTCGACCTCGGCCTTCCCGACGGCGACGGCCTGTCGGTGCTGCGCGAGCTGCGCCGGCAGATGGAGCCGCTGCCGGTGCTGGTGCTGACCGCGCGCGGCGGCTTGCAGGATCGCGTCAACGGCCTGCGCAGCGGCGCCGACGACTATCTCGCAAAGCCGTTCGCGATGGAGGAACTGGTGGCGCGGCTGGAGGCGATCCTGCGCCGGCCGGGCCAGCTGCTCGGCCGCTCGCTGCGATTGGCCAACCTCGTCTACGACACCGAGAGCCGCCAGATCTTCATCGACGACCAGCCGCGGATCATCTCCGCGCGCGAGGCCTCGGTGCTCGAGATCCTGCTGCGCCGGCAGGGGCGGGTGGTGCCGAAGAAGAACGTCGAGGATCACATCTTCGGCCTCGAAGGCGAGGTCGCCTCCAACGCCGTCGAGGTCTACGTCTCGCGGCTGCGCAAGCAGCTCACCGAACACGGCGCCAAGGTCGTGATCCACACCATCCGCGGCGTCGGCTATCTCATGGCCGAGGAGAAATAG
- a CDS encoding sensor histidine kinase, whose amino-acid sequence MSAARSFTRPTFKSLISRIVFLHIVAVAVVAIFLPLVLFWLLNSEVDQLHRDAMRAQAEVLAERIVPQADGTLTFNLPDSLKGLYSEAYGRYQYDIRDSEGRVLFSSRRKTGDTAPPRLSETISGAGVSRVIEGRTVRIRVAEDLSHRDVIIDDIISNFFRRVGWITIPILLILLATDIIIFRRAVAPLWKASEEASNIGPARTDIRLPTEQIPREIMPLVTAVNQALDRLEDGFRVQRQFTADAAHQLRTPLAILRTRIETLGDREARQALHADIEGMSRIVAQLLEIAELDTLVLDPGETADLRAVCTEVVGAIAPFALAQHKDIALRGTDAPVMVHGNSEMLQRAIFNLAENAIKFTAKDTSVDVEVGDDGVVRVRDCGPGIADAERELIFQRFWRADRQRSDGAGLGLSIVRGVAEDHDATVAVENLPGGGAEFTLRFRLAERAGGPSPLISAEALAKADVGEGGIGGLRPPSS is encoded by the coding sequence GTGTCCGCCGCCCGGTCATTCACCAGGCCGACGTTCAAATCGCTGATCTCGCGCATCGTGTTCCTCCACATCGTGGCGGTCGCGGTGGTCGCGATCTTCCTGCCGCTGGTGCTGTTCTGGCTGCTCAACTCGGAGGTCGACCAGCTGCATCGCGATGCCATGCGCGCCCAGGCCGAGGTGCTCGCCGAGCGCATCGTCCCGCAGGCGGACGGCACGTTGACCTTCAATCTGCCCGACAGTCTGAAGGGCCTCTATTCGGAAGCCTATGGCCGCTACCAGTACGACATTCGCGATTCCGAGGGACGCGTGCTGTTCTCGTCGCGGCGAAAGACCGGCGATACCGCCCCGCCGCGCTTGTCCGAGACGATTTCCGGTGCCGGCGTGAGCCGCGTGATCGAGGGCAGGACGGTGCGCATCCGCGTCGCCGAGGATCTTTCGCACCGCGACGTCATCATCGACGACATCATCTCGAACTTCTTCCGGCGGGTCGGGTGGATCACCATCCCGATCCTGCTGATCCTGCTCGCGACCGACATCATCATCTTCCGCCGTGCGGTCGCGCCGCTGTGGAAGGCCTCGGAGGAGGCCAGCAATATCGGCCCGGCGCGCACCGACATCCGCTTGCCGACGGAGCAGATCCCGCGCGAGATCATGCCGCTCGTCACCGCCGTGAACCAGGCGCTCGATCGCCTCGAGGACGGCTTTCGCGTGCAACGCCAGTTCACCGCGGATGCCGCGCATCAATTGCGCACGCCGCTTGCGATCCTGCGCACGCGGATCGAGACGCTCGGCGACCGCGAGGCAAGGCAGGCGCTGCATGCCGACATCGAGGGCATGAGCCGCATCGTCGCCCAGCTGCTGGAGATCGCCGAGCTCGACACGCTGGTGCTCGATCCCGGCGAGACCGCCGACCTGCGCGCCGTCTGCACCGAGGTGGTCGGCGCGATCGCGCCGTTCGCGCTCGCCCAGCACAAGGACATCGCACTCAGGGGCACCGACGCGCCGGTGATGGTCCACGGCAATTCCGAGATGCTTCAGCGCGCGATCTTCAACCTCGCCGAAAACGCCATCAAGTTCACCGCAAAGGATACGTCCGTCGATGTCGAGGTCGGTGACGACGGTGTAGTGCGCGTGCGCGATTGCGGTCCCGGCATCGCGGACGCCGAGCGCGAGCTGATCTTCCAGCGCTTCTGGCGAGCCGACCGCCAGCGCAGCGACGGCGCCGGTCTGGGGCTCTCGATCGTGCGCGGCGTGGCGGAGGACCATGACGCGACGGTGGCGGTGGAGAACCTTCCCGGTGGCGGCGCGGAGTTCACGCTGCGGTTTCGGCTGGCGGAGAGGGCAGGCGGCCCCTCTCCCCTCATATCCGCCGAAGCCTTGGCGAAGGCGGATGTGGGAGAGGGTGGCATAGGCGGCCTTCGGCCGCCGTCCTCATAA
- a CDS encoding M20/M25/M40 family metallo-hydrolase gives MSRSHPAPSFTPLIASLWLACAATFAHAEPMTDVHALAQKEQQPLLDTLRDLVGIESGSKDVDGLEKIAERVAGQLKQLGGTVEILHPTDIYRLDDTPETIGPAVHAVFKGTGSKKIMLIAHMDTVYLKGMLKDQPFRVDGDKAYGLGIADDKQGVALILHTVAMLQKLNFKDYGTLTVLTNGDEEISSPGWRSTIAKFAADQDVVFSFEGGGTDGTLRLATSGIGSAYLTVQGKSSHAGARPEGGVNALYELSHQVLQMKDLSKPEQGLKLNWTVSKAGTNRNVIPADATAQADARALKVADFDELQKALQEKIKNRLLPDSRVELKFEVRRPPLEANDASRRVAAYGKTIYGEIGLSLKVDEKATGGGTDAAFAALKTSGAVVEGMGLSGFGAHSNDAEYVQINSIVPRLYLATRMIMDLSTGKLK, from the coding sequence ATGTCCCGATCGCACCCTGCTCCGTCGTTCACTCCCTTGATCGCATCGCTCTGGCTGGCATGTGCCGCAACGTTTGCGCATGCGGAACCGATGACCGATGTCCATGCATTGGCGCAAAAGGAGCAGCAGCCGCTGCTCGACACGCTGCGCGATCTCGTCGGCATCGAATCGGGCAGCAAGGACGTCGACGGCCTGGAAAAGATTGCCGAGCGCGTTGCCGGCCAGCTCAAGCAGCTCGGCGGCACAGTGGAGATTTTGCACCCCACCGACATCTATCGCCTCGACGACACGCCCGAGACAATCGGCCCGGCCGTGCACGCCGTGTTCAAGGGCACCGGCAGCAAGAAGATCATGCTGATCGCCCACATGGACACGGTGTACCTGAAGGGCATGCTGAAGGACCAACCGTTCCGCGTCGACGGTGACAAGGCCTACGGCCTCGGCATTGCCGACGACAAGCAGGGCGTCGCGCTCATTCTCCATACCGTGGCGATGCTCCAGAAACTCAACTTCAAGGATTACGGCACGCTCACGGTGCTCACCAATGGGGACGAGGAGATCTCCTCGCCCGGCTGGCGCAGCACCATCGCCAAATTCGCCGCGGATCAGGACGTGGTGTTCTCGTTCGAAGGCGGCGGCACCGACGGCACGCTGCGCCTCGCCACCAGTGGCATCGGCTCGGCCTATCTCACGGTGCAGGGCAAGTCCTCGCACGCGGGCGCGCGGCCCGAGGGCGGCGTCAACGCGCTGTACGAGCTCTCGCACCAGGTGCTGCAGATGAAGGACCTGTCCAAGCCAGAGCAGGGCCTGAAGCTGAACTGGACGGTCTCCAAGGCCGGCACCAACCGCAACGTCATCCCAGCCGACGCCACGGCCCAGGCCGATGCGCGTGCGCTCAAGGTCGCCGATTTCGACGAGTTGCAGAAGGCGCTGCAGGAGAAGATCAAGAATCGCCTGCTGCCCGACTCCAGGGTCGAGCTGAAATTCGAGGTGCGTCGTCCGCCGTTGGAAGCCAACGACGCCTCGCGCCGCGTCGCGGCCTACGGCAAGACGATCTATGGGGAGATCGGACTGTCCCTCAAGGTCGACGAGAAGGCGACCGGCGGCGGCACCGACGCCGCGTTTGCCGCGCTCAAGACCAGCGGAGCCGTGGTGGAAGGCATGGGCCTGTCGGGCTTCGGCGCGCACTCCAACGATGCCGAATATGTGCAGATCAACAGCATCGTGCCGCGGCTTTATCTGGCCACGCGCATGATCATGGACCTGTCCACGGGTAAGCTGAAATAG
- a CDS encoding TRAP transporter large permease, with protein MITLEMMPPLMFGGLVLAMLIGFPVAFTLAAVGLSFGFLAIHLGFFDLNFLQAIPGRVFGSVLSNELLLAIPFFTFMGAILERCGLAEDMLDSMGQLFGPIRGGLGYSVIIVGFILGAITGTVAAQVIAMALISMPVMIRYGYNMRYITGVLAASGTITQLVPPSLVLIVLADQLGKSVGDMYLGAWGPSVFQIMLFAGYTFILGLIKPGHVPPVPKEARTLTGWPLWKKCLMGIIPSAVLIFVVLGTMMMGLATPTEAGAMGAVGAIVLAAIHHKDFTSTDRKILITGVIAAGVGTIVAMMMSENLIFKLAFALTYLAVAWICIRAARIPDLRDLITQGYQSTMRLTCMVTFILIGSTCFSVVFLGVSGGVWLEHLLTSLPGGVWGFLIFINLFIFFLAFFLDFFEIAFIILPMIAPIAQKILAPVVGPDAALIWFGVMLCVNMQTSFLHPPFGFALFYLRGVAPKEVKSSDIYWGAMPWIGLQLIMVMLVIIFPITVTGLLDKPLNVDLDKVKIEVPQIELPPLDLGPPQK; from the coding sequence ATGATTACGCTGGAGATGATGCCGCCGTTGATGTTCGGCGGCCTGGTTCTGGCGATGCTGATCGGCTTCCCCGTCGCCTTCACGCTGGCGGCCGTCGGCCTTTCCTTCGGCTTCCTCGCCATCCATCTCGGCTTCTTCGATCTCAACTTCCTTCAGGCGATTCCCGGGCGCGTGTTCGGCAGCGTGCTCTCCAACGAGCTGCTGCTCGCGATCCCGTTCTTCACCTTCATGGGCGCCATATTGGAGAGATGCGGGCTGGCCGAGGACATGCTGGATTCGATGGGCCAGCTGTTCGGCCCGATCCGCGGCGGCCTCGGCTATTCGGTCATCATCGTCGGCTTCATCCTCGGCGCCATCACCGGCACGGTGGCCGCGCAGGTGATCGCCATGGCGCTGATCTCGATGCCGGTGATGATCCGCTACGGCTACAACATGCGCTACATCACCGGCGTGCTCGCCGCCTCCGGCACGATCACGCAGCTGGTGCCGCCATCGCTGGTGCTGATCGTGCTCGCCGACCAGCTCGGCAAGTCGGTCGGTGACATGTATCTCGGCGCCTGGGGCCCCTCGGTGTTCCAGATCATGCTGTTCGCCGGCTACACGTTCATCCTCGGCCTGATCAAGCCGGGCCACGTGCCGCCGGTGCCGAAGGAGGCGCGCACGCTGACCGGCTGGCCGCTGTGGAAGAAGTGCCTGATGGGGATCATCCCCTCGGCCGTGCTGATCTTCGTCGTGCTCGGCACCATGATGATGGGCCTTGCCACGCCGACCGAAGCCGGCGCGATGGGTGCCGTCGGCGCCATCGTGCTCGCCGCGATCCACCACAAGGACTTCACCTCGACCGACCGCAAGATCCTGATAACAGGCGTGATCGCCGCCGGCGTCGGCACCATCGTCGCGATGATGATGAGCGAGAACCTGATCTTCAAGCTCGCCTTCGCCCTTACCTATCTGGCGGTGGCGTGGATCTGCATCCGGGCCGCGCGCATCCCCGACCTGCGCGACCTGATCACGCAGGGCTACCAGTCCACCATGCGCCTCACCTGCATGGTCACCTTCATCCTGATCGGCTCGACCTGCTTCTCCGTGGTGTTCCTCGGCGTCTCCGGCGGCGTCTGGCTCGAGCACCTCCTGACCTCGCTGCCCGGCGGCGTCTGGGGCTTCCTGATCTTCATCAACCTCTTCATCTTCTTCCTGGCCTTCTTCCTCGACTTCTTCGAGATCGCCTTCATCATCCTGCCGATGATCGCGCCGATCGCGCAGAAGATCCTCGCCCCCGTGGTGGGACCGGACGCGGCGCTGATCTGGTTCGGCGTGATGCTCTGCGTGAACATGCAGACCTCGTTCCTGCATCCGCCGTTCGGCTTTGCGCTGTTCTACCTGCGCGGCGTGGCGCCGAAGGAAGTGAAGAGCTCCGACATCTACTGGGGCGCGATGCCCTGGATCGGCCTCCAGCTGATCATGGTGATGCTCGTGATCATCTTCCCGATCACCGTGACGGGCCTGCTCGACAAGCCTCTCAACGTCGATCTCGACAAGGTCAAGATCGAGGTGCCGCAGATCGAGCTGCCGCCGCTGGATCTCGGACCGCCGCAGAAGTAG
- a CDS encoding TRAP transporter small permease subunit: MRPLLALSNAIDALNEKIGYVCNLLVLLACLVSAANAMIRYAFNDSSNGWLELQWYMFAILVMFGSAYTFKRNEHVRVEIFYLTLSERGQLWLDMIGTLFFLIPSCLLLAYLSWPFFMQAYSVGETSANAGGLIRWPIKFVIPAGFVMLALQGVSEVIKRIAALQGYVTIDAKYERPTQ, from the coding sequence ATGCGTCCATTGCTGGCGCTGAGCAACGCCATCGACGCCCTCAACGAAAAGATTGGGTACGTCTGTAACCTGCTCGTGCTCCTGGCGTGCCTGGTCAGCGCGGCCAACGCCATGATCCGCTACGCCTTCAACGACTCGTCGAACGGCTGGCTCGAGCTGCAATGGTACATGTTCGCCATCCTCGTGATGTTCGGCTCGGCCTACACCTTCAAGCGCAATGAGCATGTGCGGGTCGAGATCTTCTACCTGACCCTGTCCGAGCGGGGCCAGCTCTGGCTCGACATGATCGGCACGCTGTTCTTCCTGATCCCCTCCTGTCTCCTGCTCGCCTATCTGTCCTGGCCGTTCTTCATGCAGGCCTATAGCGTCGGCGAGACGTCTGCCAATGCCGGCGGCCTGATCCGCTGGCCGATCAAGTTCGTGATCCCCGCCGGCTTCGTGATGCTGGCGCTCCAGGGTGTTTCCGAGGTCATCAAGCGTATCGCGGCTCTCCAGGGCTATGTGACGATCGACGCCAAGTACGAGAGGCCGACCCAATGA
- the moaA gene encoding GTP 3',8-cyclase MoaA, whose product MNGSSANPRAALSSAMTDPFGRTISYLRVSVTDRCDLRCFYCMSEDMTFLPKADLLTLEELDRLCSAFIAKGVKKLRLTGGEPLVRRNVMTLVRSLSRHLSSGALSELTLTTNGTQLAKYARELADCGVRRINVSLDTLDPKKFREITRWGEIDKVLEGIEAARAAGLAVKINAVALKNLNEDELPSLMRWAHGKNMGLTLIEVMPMGEIGAGRIDQYLPLSLVRARLAQQFTLMDLAESTGGPARYVSVAETGGKLGFITPMTHNFCESCNRVRITCTGTLHTCLGHEDASDLRKPLRASDDDMLLADAIDRAIGLKPKGHDFIIDRRHNRPSVSRHMSVTGG is encoded by the coding sequence ATGAACGGATCTTCCGCGAACCCCCGCGCAGCGCTGTCCAGCGCCATGACCGATCCGTTCGGGCGGACCATCAGCTATTTGCGCGTTTCCGTCACGGATCGCTGCGACCTGCGCTGTTTCTACTGCATGTCGGAAGACATGACGTTCCTGCCCAAGGCGGACCTGTTGACGCTGGAGGAGCTCGACCGGCTCTGCTCGGCCTTCATCGCCAAGGGCGTGAAGAAGCTGCGACTCACCGGCGGCGAGCCGCTGGTCCGCCGCAACGTGATGACGCTGGTGCGCTCGCTGTCGCGCCATCTGTCGAGCGGCGCCCTGAGCGAGCTGACGCTGACCACCAACGGCACGCAACTGGCAAAGTATGCCAGGGAGCTCGCCGATTGCGGCGTCCGCCGCATCAACGTCTCGCTCGACACGCTCGATCCCAAGAAGTTTCGCGAGATCACCCGCTGGGGCGAGATCGACAAGGTACTGGAAGGCATCGAGGCTGCGCGTGCCGCGGGGCTCGCCGTGAAGATCAACGCGGTGGCGCTGAAGAACCTCAACGAGGACGAGCTGCCTTCACTGATGCGCTGGGCCCACGGCAAGAACATGGGCCTGACGCTGATCGAGGTCATGCCGATGGGCGAGATCGGCGCAGGCCGGATCGACCAGTATCTGCCGCTGTCGCTGGTGCGCGCGCGCCTCGCCCAGCAATTCACGCTGATGGACCTGGCCGAGAGCACCGGCGGGCCGGCGCGCTATGTCAGCGTCGCCGAAACCGGCGGCAAGCTCGGCTTCATCACGCCGATGACCCATAATTTCTGCGAATCCTGCAACCGGGTGCGCATCACCTGCACCGGTACGCTGCACACCTGCCTCGGCCACGAGGATGCCTCCGATTTGCGCAAACCTCTGCGTGCATCGGACGACGACATGCTGCTTGCGGATGCGATCGACCGCGCCATCGGGCTGAAGCCCAAGGGCCACGATTTCATCATCGACCGCCGCCACAACCGCCCCAGCGTCTCCAGGCACATGAGCGTCACCGGCGGCTGA
- a CDS encoding HAD family hydrolase has product MTSPHTIVFDLDGTLVDTAPDLITALNYVLDREGLPPVPMQSARNMIGAGARKLIERGLEAEGRIVTPSDMDRMTADFIAYYAEHIAVESRPFEGLETALDHFAAQGHRLAVCTNKLEWLSKRLLDQLDLSRRFAAICGADTFGVQKPDPAIFRETVARAGGEVKASIMVGDAGTDVGVARRAGVPVIGVSFGYTDVPIAELKPDRLIHHMRDLPAAATSLMTPLGSARS; this is encoded by the coding sequence ATGACCTCCCCTCACACCATCGTCTTCGATCTCGACGGCACGCTCGTGGATACGGCGCCCGACCTGATCACCGCGTTGAACTACGTGCTCGACCGCGAAGGCCTGCCGCCCGTGCCGATGCAGTCAGCCCGCAACATGATCGGCGCCGGCGCCCGCAAGCTGATCGAGCGGGGCCTGGAGGCCGAGGGCCGCATCGTCACGCCTTCGGACATGGACCGGATGACGGCGGATTTCATCGCCTATTACGCCGAGCATATCGCGGTCGAATCCCGGCCTTTCGAAGGGCTCGAGACCGCGCTCGACCATTTTGCGGCGCAGGGCCATCGCCTGGCGGTCTGCACCAACAAGCTGGAATGGCTGTCCAAGCGCCTGCTGGACCAGCTCGACCTCAGCCGCCGCTTCGCGGCGATCTGCGGCGCCGACACCTTTGGCGTCCAGAAGCCCGATCCGGCCATTTTCCGGGAAACGGTGGCCCGCGCCGGCGGCGAGGTCAAAGCCAGCATCATGGTCGGCGACGCCGGAACCGATGTCGGGGTAGCCCGGCGCGCCGGGGTGCCCGTGATCGGGGTCAGCTTCGGCTACACGGACGTGCCGATCGCCGAGCTGAAGCCGGACCGGCTGATCCATCACATGCGTGACCTGCCGGCCGCAGCCACCAGCCTGATGACGCCGCTGGGTTCGGCAAGGTCCTGA
- the rpiA gene encoding ribose-5-phosphate isomerase RpiA, which yields MNMDQLKRQAAARALEEVRDGMQLGLGTGSTAKHFVELLGERVAAGLKVIGVPTSEATRLDATRCGVPLTTLDEIDHLDITVDGADEIDPELNLIKGGGGALLREKIVAAASDRMIVIADDTKWVPTLGRFPLPIEVIPFGLGATRRAIETAFAQCGVSGQMAVRKAKGGDKDGHVFVTDGGHWILDAQLGRIVDPPSLAKALSAIPGVVEHGLFIGLASSAVLAGGEGIRVIERRKPKGD from the coding sequence GTGAACATGGACCAGTTGAAGCGGCAGGCTGCGGCGCGCGCCCTCGAGGAGGTGCGTGACGGCATGCAACTCGGGCTCGGCACCGGCTCGACCGCCAAGCATTTCGTCGAGCTGCTCGGCGAGCGCGTCGCGGCCGGACTCAAGGTGATCGGCGTGCCGACCTCCGAGGCGACGCGCCTCGATGCGACGCGCTGCGGCGTGCCGCTGACCACGCTCGACGAGATCGATCATCTCGACATCACCGTTGACGGCGCCGACGAGATCGATCCCGAGCTCAACCTGATCAAGGGCGGTGGCGGCGCGCTGCTGCGCGAGAAGATCGTGGCGGCCGCATCGGATCGCATGATCGTGATTGCCGACGACACCAAATGGGTGCCGACGCTCGGCCGCTTTCCGCTGCCGATCGAGGTCATCCCGTTCGGGCTCGGGGCGACGCGCCGGGCGATCGAGACGGCATTTGCGCAGTGCGGCGTTTCCGGGCAAATGGCGGTCCGCAAGGCCAAGGGTGGGGACAAGGATGGCCACGTTTTCGTCACCGATGGCGGCCACTGGATCCTCGATGCCCAGCTCGGACGGATCGTGGATCCGCCCAGCCTCGCCAAGGCGTTGAGCGCCATCCCCGGCGTGGTCGAGCATGGGTTGTTCATCGGCTTGGCCAGCTCGGCTGTTCTGGCGGGTGGCGAGGGAATTCGCGTGATTGAACGGCGAAAGCCGAAAGGAGACTAG
- a CDS encoding DUF2059 domain-containing protein, with amino-acid sequence MKSVLKFLPAATLAAGLALSAAPAMAQQPAPAQPKAAAAPAQPKASPAAVAAAKEILQIKNATAMYQGAVPGLVEKTKIALIQQNLNYQKDLNEVAGVVAQQLNGRQNEIGEGMAQIYASEFTEQELKDLVTFYKSPLGKKLIDAEPRAIGLSMAFMNSWAQNFSETVMGAFRAEMRKRGKEI; translated from the coding sequence ATGAAGAGCGTTTTGAAATTCTTGCCGGCCGCGACCCTCGCTGCGGGACTGGCCCTCTCGGCTGCCCCGGCCATGGCGCAGCAGCCGGCGCCGGCCCAGCCCAAGGCCGCCGCGGCGCCGGCTCAGCCGAAAGCCTCGCCGGCGGCGGTTGCGGCGGCCAAGGAAATTCTGCAAATCAAGAACGCGACGGCGATGTATCAAGGCGCCGTGCCCGGCCTGGTCGAGAAGACCAAGATCGCGCTGATCCAGCAGAACCTGAACTATCAGAAGGATCTCAACGAGGTGGCAGGGGTCGTCGCCCAGCAGCTCAACGGCCGCCAGAACGAGATCGGCGAAGGCATGGCGCAGATCTATGCCAGCGAGTTCACCGAGCAGGAGCTGAAGGACCTCGTCACCTTCTACAAGTCGCCGCTGGGCAAGAAGCTGATCGACGCCGAGCCGCGCGCCATCGGCCTCAGCATGGCCTTCATGAACTCCTGGGCCCAGAACTTCTCCGAGACCGTGATGGGCGCCTTCCGCGCCGAGATGCGCAAGCGTGGCAAGGAAATCTGA
- the gor gene encoding glutathione-disulfide reductase — protein MAEFDVDLFVIGGGSGGVRAARIAAGHGARVMIAEEYRMGGTCVIRGCVPKKLFVIGSHVRHEIEDAAGFGWTIPSMSFDWATLIANKDKEIARLEAAYTTNVEKSGAQIVKSRAVIEDKHTVRLLENDRKITARYILIATGGAPNHGASIPGIEHVISSNEAFHLKTLPKRIVIQGGGYIALEFAGIFAGYGSDVTVIYRGDNILRGFDEDVRTHVRSEMEKQGITILTGCTVAKVDRHGEEFTTHLSNGSSVASDQVMFAIGRHPSVANLGLEKACVAINPKNGGIAVDHFSKSSVDSIYAIGDVTHRHNLTPVAIREGHAFADTVFGKREVRVDHAYIPTAVFSQPEVGTVGLTETEARAQFSHVDIYKTTFRPIKATMSGRDTRVLMKLVVDGTSDRVLGCHIVGDAAAEITQAVAIAVKMKATKADFDATIALHPTAAEELVTMRTPTARHVRQAAE, from the coding sequence ATGGCTGAATTCGACGTCGACCTCTTTGTCATCGGTGGTGGTTCGGGCGGCGTGCGTGCCGCCCGCATCGCGGCTGGCCACGGCGCCCGCGTCATGATCGCGGAAGAGTACCGCATGGGCGGCACCTGCGTGATCCGCGGCTGCGTGCCGAAGAAGCTGTTCGTGATCGGCTCGCATGTCCGTCACGAGATCGAGGACGCCGCCGGATTCGGCTGGACCATCCCGTCCATGAGCTTCGACTGGGCGACGCTGATCGCCAACAAGGACAAGGAGATCGCGCGGCTGGAGGCGGCCTACACGACGAATGTCGAGAAGTCGGGCGCGCAGATCGTCAAGAGCCGTGCGGTGATCGAGGACAAGCACACCGTCCGCCTGCTCGAGAACGACAGGAAGATTACAGCAAGATACATTTTGATCGCCACCGGCGGCGCGCCCAACCATGGCGCCTCGATCCCCGGCATCGAGCACGTGATCTCCTCCAACGAGGCGTTTCACCTCAAGACGCTGCCGAAGCGGATCGTGATCCAGGGCGGCGGCTACATCGCGCTGGAATTCGCCGGCATCTTCGCGGGCTACGGCTCCGACGTCACCGTGATCTATCGCGGCGACAACATTTTGCGCGGCTTTGACGAAGACGTTCGCACTCACGTTCGCAGCGAGATGGAGAAGCAGGGCATCACCATTCTCACCGGTTGCACGGTGGCGAAGGTCGATCGCCATGGCGAGGAATTCACCACCCATCTGTCGAACGGCTCGAGCGTGGCTTCCGACCAGGTGATGTTCGCGATCGGCCGTCATCCTTCCGTCGCCAATCTCGGCCTGGAGAAGGCCTGCGTCGCCATCAATCCGAAGAACGGCGGCATCGCGGTCGACCATTTCTCGAAGAGCTCGGTCGACAGCATCTATGCGATCGGCGACGTCACCCATCGCCACAACCTGACGCCGGTCGCGATCCGCGAGGGTCATGCGTTCGCCGACACCGTGTTCGGCAAGCGCGAGGTGAGGGTGGATCATGCCTATATCCCGACTGCAGTGTTCTCGCAGCCGGAGGTTGGCACCGTCGGTCTGACCGAGACCGAAGCGCGCGCGCAGTTCAGTCACGTCGACATCTACAAGACGACCTTCCGCCCCATCAAGGCGACGATGTCAGGCCGCGATACCCGCGTGCTCATGAAGCTCGTCGTCGATGGCACGTCCGACCGCGTGCTCGGCTGCCACATCGTCGGTGACGCCGCCGCCGAGATCACCCAGGCGGTCGCGATCGCGGTGAAGATGAAGGCGACCAAGGCCGATTTCGACGCGACCATCGCGCTGCATCCGACCGCGGCCGAAGAGCTCGTCACCATGCGCACCCCGACCGCGCGCCACGTGCGTCAGGCGGCCGAATAG